From Lysobacter silvisoli, the proteins below share one genomic window:
- a CDS encoding class II fumarate hydratase produces MATRRKTAASADRKTPAFRLEHDSMGELQVPAAALWGAQTQRAVQNFPISGVPMPREFVRALAYVKAAAAQVNGELGLLDAGRAQAIQAAALEVADGRHDAQFPIDVYQTGSGTSSNMNANEVIATLASRTGRDAVHPNDHVNLGQSSNDTIPTAIRVSALLATHESLLPALKHLRKTIERQAKALDKVIKTGRTHLMDAMPLSFGQEFCAWAAQLASAQARIEDSLKRLRRLPIGGTAIGTGINAHPRFGKGMARALSALGGHKFESAADKFEGLAAQDDAVELSGQLSALAVALTKIANDLRWMNSGPLAGLGEIELPALQPGSSIMPGKVNPVIPEATAMVCAQVMGHHTAITVAGQSGNFQLNVMLPLIAYDLLDSIRLLANAMRLLADSAIAGLKVRQERVREALDRNPILVTALNPIIGYEKAAAIAKQAYKEGRPVQEVAREATGLPEKQLRKLLDPAALTRGGIQAGGGGGG; encoded by the coding sequence ATGGCGACCCGACGCAAGACCGCAGCCTCGGCAGACCGCAAGACCCCGGCCTTCCGCCTGGAACACGACAGCATGGGCGAGCTGCAGGTGCCCGCGGCGGCGCTGTGGGGCGCGCAGACCCAGCGCGCGGTGCAGAACTTTCCGATTTCCGGTGTGCCCATGCCGCGCGAGTTCGTGCGCGCGCTGGCCTACGTCAAGGCCGCCGCGGCGCAGGTCAACGGCGAACTGGGCCTGCTCGACGCGGGCCGGGCCCAGGCCATCCAAGCCGCCGCGCTGGAGGTGGCCGATGGCCGCCACGACGCCCAGTTCCCGATCGACGTCTACCAGACCGGTTCGGGCACTTCGAGCAACATGAACGCCAACGAGGTGATCGCGACCCTGGCCAGCCGCACCGGCCGCGATGCTGTCCACCCCAACGACCACGTCAACCTGGGCCAGAGCTCCAACGACACCATCCCCACCGCGATCCGGGTCTCGGCCCTGTTGGCCACGCACGAATCCCTGCTGCCCGCGCTCAAGCACCTGCGCAAGACCATCGAGCGCCAGGCCAAGGCGCTGGATAAGGTGATCAAGACCGGCCGCACTCATCTGATGGATGCGATGCCGCTGAGTTTCGGCCAGGAATTCTGCGCCTGGGCCGCGCAGTTGGCCTCGGCGCAGGCGCGCATCGAGGACAGCCTCAAGCGCCTGCGCCGGCTGCCCATCGGCGGCACCGCTATCGGCACCGGCATCAACGCCCACCCGCGTTTCGGCAAGGGGATGGCGCGCGCGCTGTCGGCGCTGGGCGGGCACAAGTTCGAATCGGCCGCGGACAAGTTCGAAGGCCTGGCGGCGCAGGACGACGCGGTGGAACTGTCGGGCCAGCTGTCGGCGCTGGCGGTGGCGCTGACCAAGATCGCCAACGACCTGCGCTGGATGAATTCCGGCCCGCTGGCCGGCCTGGGCGAGATCGAACTGCCGGCGCTGCAGCCCGGCAGCTCGATCATGCCGGGCAAGGTCAACCCGGTGATCCCCGAGGCCACGGCCATGGTCTGCGCCCAGGTCATGGGCCACCACACCGCGATCACGGTGGCCGGGCAGAGCGGCAACTTCCAGCTCAACGTGATGCTGCCGCTGATCGCCTACGACCTGCTGGATTCGATCCGTTTGTTGGCCAACGCCATGCGCCTGCTCGCCGACAGCGCCATCGCCGGGCTCAAGGTGCGCCAGGAGCGCGTGCGCGAGGCCTTGGACCGCAATCCGATCCTGGTCACGGCGCTCAATCCGATCATCGGCTACGAGAAGGCCGCGGCGATCGCCAAGCAGGCCTACAAGGAAGGGCGGCCGGTGCAGGAGGTGGCACGCGAAGCCACCGGCCTGCCGGAGAAACAACTGCGCAAGCTGCTGGATCCGGCGGCGCTGACGCGCGGCGGCATCCAGGCCGGCGGTGGTGGGGGCGGCTGA
- a CDS encoding serine hydrolase domain-containing protein, protein MSVRSLLSLGFALILLSGCAGHGVREPAPLRGQALDEEVQRLMQAARVPGLALAVIEDGRVVHLKAYGLRDVERQLPLTTDTVMYGASITKAEFAYAVMTLVEDGRLDLDRSIAEYLPKPLPEYTKYADLAGDERWRKLTARILLTHSPGFANFRFFPPQGGYDPNGKLKFHFDPGQRYAYSGGGINLLQFVIEAGLGVDVGELMQQRVFDRYGMRRTALVWREDFAADLAIGYDPDNKPLGHKQRGAVRAAGSMDTTIADQAAFLAALSRGEGLSAAGKAELLRPQVAIDSIQQFPTLSQEATADNRGIELSYALGWLTYREPQGLAWSKGGHDDGTNNLTLCVADGRRCLVILSNSSNGEGLFKYLADATLGPTCLPWFWGGYVPYDHPEWRQPEARRQPHPPCAPMSRP, encoded by the coding sequence ATGTCCGTGCGATCGCTGCTGTCGTTGGGTTTCGCCTTGATCCTGCTGTCCGGCTGCGCCGGCCACGGCGTGCGCGAACCGGCGCCGCTGCGCGGCCAGGCGCTGGATGAGGAAGTCCAACGCCTGATGCAGGCCGCGCGCGTGCCCGGCCTGGCCCTGGCGGTGATCGAGGACGGCCGCGTCGTGCACCTGAAGGCCTACGGTTTGCGCGACGTCGAACGCCAGCTGCCGCTGACCACCGACACGGTGATGTACGGCGCCTCGATCACCAAGGCCGAGTTCGCCTATGCGGTGATGACGCTGGTCGAGGACGGCCGGTTGGACCTGGACCGCTCCATCGCCGAGTACCTACCCAAGCCCCTGCCCGAATACACCAAGTACGCCGACCTGGCCGGCGACGAGCGCTGGCGCAAGCTCACCGCGCGCATCCTGCTCACCCACTCGCCCGGCTTCGCCAACTTCCGCTTCTTCCCCCCGCAAGGCGGCTACGACCCGAACGGCAAGCTCAAGTTCCATTTCGATCCGGGCCAGCGCTACGCCTACTCCGGCGGAGGCATCAACCTGCTGCAGTTCGTGATCGAGGCCGGCCTGGGCGTGGACGTGGGCGAACTGATGCAACAGCGGGTGTTCGACCGCTACGGCATGCGCCGCACGGCCCTGGTCTGGCGCGAGGACTTCGCCGCCGACCTGGCCATCGGCTACGACCCGGACAACAAGCCCCTGGGCCACAAGCAGCGCGGCGCGGTGCGCGCGGCCGGCTCCATGGACACCACCATCGCCGACCAGGCCGCGTTCCTGGCGGCGCTGTCGCGCGGCGAAGGCCTGAGCGCGGCGGGCAAGGCCGAACTGTTGCGCCCGCAGGTGGCGATCGATTCGATCCAGCAGTTCCCGACCCTGTCGCAGGAGGCCACCGCGGACAACCGCGGCATCGAACTGTCCTACGCGCTAGGCTGGCTCACCTACCGCGAGCCGCAGGGCCTGGCCTGGAGCAAGGGCGGCCACGACGACGGCACCAACAACCTCACCCTGTGCGTGGCCGACGGCCGCCGCTGCCTGGTGATCCTGAGCAACAGCTCCAACGGCGAGGGGTTGTTCAAGTACCTGGCCGACGCGACGCTGGGCCCGACCTGCCTGCCCTGGTTCTGGGGCGGCTACGTGCCTTACGACCACCCCGAATGGCGCCAGCCCGAAGCGCGCCGGCAACCGCATCCGCCCTGCGCTCCGATGTCGCGGCCCTGA
- a CDS encoding DUF2884 family protein → MKAFTAFATAAALCVSLSACIIQTDSDDNTVQINSLGHLQLGDGRITLHNGKSKAVIDAKGELSIDGKAVALTPQQRVQTQLLYANAIGIRDDGLAMGKAGAAIAGKAVGAAVQGVLSGDHDGNDIEKKVEAETAKLEEQAQKMCNRLTEMRRAQDSLVATLPAFQPFAQFKQDAEEDCKA, encoded by the coding sequence ATGAAAGCCTTCACCGCCTTCGCCACCGCCGCCGCGCTTTGCGTGAGTCTGAGCGCCTGCATCATCCAGACCGACAGCGACGACAACACCGTGCAGATCAACTCGCTGGGCCACCTGCAGCTCGGCGACGGCCGCATCACCCTGCACAACGGCAAGAGCAAGGCCGTGATCGACGCCAAGGGCGAGCTCAGCATCGACGGCAAGGCGGTGGCGCTTACCCCGCAGCAGCGCGTGCAAACCCAACTGCTGTACGCCAACGCCATCGGCATCCGCGACGACGGCCTGGCCATGGGCAAGGCCGGCGCCGCGATCGCCGGCAAGGCGGTGGGCGCCGCGGTCCAGGGCGTGCTCAGCGGCGATCACGACGGCAACGACATCGAGAAGAAGGTCGAAGCCGAGACCGCGAAGCTGGAGGAGCAGGCGCAGAAGATGTGCAACCGCCTGACCGAAATGCGCCGCGCCCAGGACAGCCTGGTCGCCACCCTGCCCGCGTTCCAGCCCTTCGCCCAGTTCAAGCAAGACGCCGAAGAAGACTGCAAGGCTTAG
- a CDS encoding GIN domain-containing protein — MRKSLIAALALLPLAGFAQDRHCQHSQARDLKLDLAGAKAVVFDLGQHELEVNAGTGPAAVTGRACASDAKYLSELSLSQHRVGDKLVVVARRNARDLFHFGNHYAYLRLQATVPADLMVQLNVGSGDAVATGVAALSADVGSGDVEARSVRGQVTVDLGSGDIDLDDIGSLHVVSVGSGDLKVRRVARDASVDDLGSGDIEIDGVGGHVKVGQIGSGDFDLRRVTGNVEVDDINSGSFEADGVRGNLRVREVGSGSVNHRSVSGTVSVPRNAD; from the coding sequence ATGCGCAAGTCCCTTATCGCCGCCCTCGCCCTGCTGCCGCTGGCCGGCTTCGCCCAGGACCGCCACTGCCAGCACTCGCAGGCCCGCGACCTGAAGCTGGATCTGGCCGGCGCCAAGGCGGTGGTGTTCGACCTCGGCCAGCACGAATTGGAAGTCAACGCCGGCACCGGCCCGGCCGCGGTCACCGGCCGCGCCTGCGCCTCCGACGCCAAGTACCTGTCCGAACTCAGCCTCAGCCAGCACCGTGTCGGCGACAAGCTGGTGGTGGTGGCGCGGCGCAACGCCCGCGACCTGTTCCACTTCGGCAATCACTACGCCTACCTGCGCCTGCAGGCCACCGTGCCGGCCGACCTGATGGTGCAGCTCAACGTCGGCTCCGGCGACGCCGTCGCCACCGGCGTGGCCGCGCTCAGCGCCGACGTGGGCTCCGGCGACGTGGAAGCGCGCAGCGTGCGCGGCCAGGTCACCGTGGACCTGGGCTCGGGCGACATCGATCTGGACGACATCGGCTCCCTGCACGTGGTGTCGGTGGGCTCGGGCGACCTCAAGGTGCGCCGCGTGGCCCGCGATGCCAGCGTCGACGACCTGGGTTCGGGCGACATCGAGATCGACGGCGTCGGCGGCCATGTAAAGGTCGGCCAGATCGGCTCGGGCGACTTCGACCTGCGCCGAGTCACCGGCAATGTAGAAGTCGACGACATCAACTCCGGCAGCTTCGAGGCCGACGGCGTGCGCGGCAACCTGCGCGTGCGCGAGGTCGGCAGCGGCTCGGTCAACCATCGCAGCGTGTCCGGTACCGTGTCGGTGCCGCGCAACGCCGACTAA
- a CDS encoding ABC transporter ATP-binding protein yields the protein MNAAANVVTARGLRKAYKNKLALDNTAFDIPTGRIVGLIGPNGAGKTTALKAILGLIPFEGDLKVLGRDPRTQRNDLMRDVCFIADVAVLPRWIRVGEAIEFVAGVHPRFDRAKCERFLANTQLKPNLRVRELSKGMIVQLHLALVMAIDARLLVLDEPTLGLDILYRKQFYQRLLEDYFDEEKTIIVTTHQVEEIEHILTDVMFIRDGKVVLNSDMETLGERFVEVLVNADRAEEARALQPLDERALPFGKTVMLFDGVPPERIAGLGETRTPGLADLFVATMKGTYA from the coding sequence ATGAACGCCGCCGCCAACGTCGTCACCGCCCGCGGCCTGCGCAAGGCCTACAAGAACAAGCTGGCGCTGGACAACACCGCCTTCGACATCCCCACCGGCCGCATCGTCGGCCTGATCGGCCCCAACGGCGCCGGCAAGACCACCGCGCTCAAGGCCATCCTCGGCCTGATCCCGTTCGAGGGCGACCTCAAGGTGCTGGGCCGCGACCCGCGCACCCAGCGCAACGACCTGATGCGCGACGTGTGCTTCATCGCCGACGTGGCGGTGCTGCCGCGCTGGATCCGGGTCGGCGAGGCGATCGAGTTCGTGGCCGGCGTGCACCCGCGCTTCGACCGCGCCAAGTGCGAGCGCTTCCTGGCCAACACCCAGCTCAAGCCCAATCTGCGCGTGCGCGAACTGTCCAAGGGCATGATCGTGCAGCTGCACCTGGCCCTGGTGATGGCCATCGACGCCCGCCTGCTGGTGCTGGACGAGCCCACCCTGGGCCTGGACATCCTCTACCGCAAGCAGTTCTACCAGCGCCTGCTGGAGGACTACTTCGACGAGGAGAAGACCATCATCGTCACCACCCACCAGGTCGAGGAGATCGAACACATCCTCACCGACGTGATGTTCATCCGCGACGGCAAGGTCGTGCTCAACAGCGACATGGAAACGCTGGGCGAGCGCTTCGTCGAAGTGCTGGTCAACGCCGACCGCGCCGAGGAGGCGCGCGCGCTGCAACCGCTGGACGAACGCGCGCTGCCGTTCGGCAAGACCGTGATGCTGTTCGACGGCGTGCCGCCCGAACGCATCGCCGGCCTGGGCGAAACCCGCACGCCGGGCCTGGCCGACCTGTTCGTCGCCACCATGAAGGGGACCTACGCATGA
- a CDS encoding GntR family transcriptional regulator, giving the protein MTAIQWSDGAPIYRQLKERVVAMMLDGVLKPGDALPSVRQVAAEYQLNPITVSRAYQELADEALVEKRRGLGMYVTEEAAKKLLLNERERFLREEWPLVLERILRLGLSTEELLSASGDKAGAQ; this is encoded by the coding sequence ATGACCGCTATCCAATGGAGCGACGGCGCTCCGATCTACCGCCAGCTGAAGGAGCGCGTCGTGGCGATGATGCTCGACGGCGTGCTCAAGCCCGGCGACGCCCTGCCCTCCGTGCGGCAGGTGGCGGCCGAGTATCAGCTCAACCCCATCACCGTCTCGCGCGCCTATCAGGAACTGGCGGACGAGGCACTAGTCGAAAAACGCCGAGGACTGGGCATGTACGTCACCGAAGAGGCTGCCAAGAAGCTGCTGCTGAACGAACGCGAGCGGTTCCTGCGCGAAGAGTGGCCGCTGGTGCTGGAGCGCATCCTGCGCCTGGGCCTGAGCACGGAAGAACTGCTGTCGGCCTCCGGCGACAAGGCAGGCGCGCAATGA
- a CDS encoding glutathione peroxidase → MRLSSPQVRRSAAVAALSLLLVAGLASAAGALLDRSFRPLAGKAPVNLQRQYGGDVLLVVNTASKCGFTPQFEALEGLQAKYKAQGFAVLGFPSGDFKAQEFDDEKQIQEFCTLTYGVKFPMFEKVHVIGDQATPLYRDLAQAAGEAPKWNFHKYLIGRDGRLIASYGSKTKPDDPAVVAAIEAALKTPRGKRG, encoded by the coding sequence ATGCGCCTTAGCTCTCCCCAAGTCCGTCGTAGCGCCGCCGTAGCGGCCCTGTCCCTGCTGCTGGTCGCCGGCCTGGCCTCGGCCGCCGGCGCCTTGCTGGACCGCAGTTTCCGCCCGCTGGCCGGCAAGGCGCCGGTCAACCTGCAGCGCCAGTACGGCGGCGACGTGCTGCTGGTGGTCAACACCGCCAGCAAATGCGGTTTCACCCCGCAGTTCGAAGCCCTGGAAGGCCTGCAGGCCAAGTACAAGGCGCAGGGCTTCGCCGTGCTCGGCTTCCCCTCGGGCGATTTCAAGGCCCAGGAATTCGACGACGAGAAGCAGATCCAGGAGTTCTGCACGCTCACCTACGGGGTGAAATTCCCGATGTTCGAGAAGGTGCACGTGATCGGCGATCAGGCCACGCCGCTGTACCGCGACCTGGCCCAGGCCGCCGGCGAGGCGCCGAAGTGGAACTTCCACAAGTACCTGATCGGCCGCGACGGCCGCCTGATCGCCAGTTACGGCAGCAAGACCAAGCCCGACGATCCGGCCGTGGTCGCGGCGATCGAGGCGGCGCTGAAAACGCCGCGCGGCAAGCGAGGCTGA
- a CDS encoding FKBP-type peptidyl-prolyl cis-trans isomerase, translating to MKAFVRGAAVLLTTATALIGSTALAQDKTVLNGEREKLSYAIGMDVGNSIKPVGPDLDMAAFEKAVRNAFDGGKPLLSEDEARATDQALRARVMARDGKAVPGAAPGAAPPAVAKDKVGQLVGAYMVGPSLTPIKAEIETPVLIQAVRTVIDGGKPLLTENEQKTVLESFSQRMRGKMEADAKAAGDKNLAEGAAFLAKNKAVKGVFSTASGLQYMVLRQGSGARPKPGDRVRVHYKGTLLDGTVFDSSYDRGQPADFGLNQVIQGWSEGVAMMPVGGKFRFWIPAELAYGAKGAPPSIGPNATLTFDVELVEIL from the coding sequence ATGAAGGCTTTCGTGCGCGGCGCCGCCGTGCTCCTCACCACCGCGACCGCGCTGATCGGCAGCACGGCGCTCGCTCAGGACAAGACCGTGCTCAATGGCGAACGCGAGAAACTCAGCTATGCCATCGGCATGGACGTCGGCAATTCGATCAAGCCGGTGGGCCCCGATCTGGACATGGCCGCCTTCGAGAAGGCCGTGCGCAACGCCTTCGACGGCGGCAAGCCGCTGCTGAGCGAAGACGAAGCGCGCGCCACCGACCAGGCCCTGCGCGCGCGCGTGATGGCGCGCGACGGCAAGGCCGTGCCGGGCGCCGCGCCGGGCGCGGCCCCGCCGGCGGTGGCCAAGGACAAGGTGGGCCAGCTGGTCGGCGCCTACATGGTCGGCCCTTCGCTGACCCCGATTAAGGCCGAGATCGAAACCCCGGTGCTGATCCAGGCCGTGCGCACCGTGATCGACGGCGGCAAGCCGCTGCTGACCGAGAACGAGCAGAAGACCGTGCTGGAGTCCTTCAGCCAGCGCATGCGCGGCAAGATGGAAGCCGACGCCAAGGCCGCCGGCGACAAGAACCTGGCCGAAGGCGCCGCCTTCCTGGCCAAGAACAAGGCGGTCAAGGGTGTGTTCTCCACCGCTTCGGGCCTGCAGTACATGGTGCTGCGCCAGGGCTCGGGCGCGCGTCCGAAGCCGGGCGACCGCGTGCGCGTGCACTACAAGGGCACCCTGCTCGACGGCACCGTGTTCGACAGCTCCTACGACCGCGGCCAGCCGGCCGATTTCGGCCTCAACCAGGTCATCCAGGGCTGGTCCGAGGGCGTGGCGATGATGCCGGTGGGCGGCAAGTTCCGCTTCTGGATCCCGGCCGAGCTGGCCTATGGCGCCAAGGGCGCGCCGCCGAGCATCGGCCCGAACGCGACCCTGACCTTCGACGTGGAACTGGTCGAGATCCTCTGA